From the Mus musculus strain C57BL/6J chromosome 10, GRCm38.p6 C57BL/6J genome, the window ATGCCCTTAAGAAGCTGGAAAATTATATCTTCTGAGGATGACCCTAGCAACGGTACTGGGAGGGACCTATGGAGGCTTCTGCCCTTGGTCCCAGGCCTCCTGGAACATCCACCTCCTGGGTAATGCTGGTAATTAGACAGGGGAGagttcttttttatgaaaatgtaAGACACTAAATCTTGATTGCAATCAGGCAAGCTTTGCTGTATATCTCTCAGCATCAACTACCCAGTTCTGCATTTGGTGTGAGAGCAGCAGAAGACAACAAACTTATGACTGAGCAGCAGATTTGTCTTCTAACCCAGATCAGGGTACTTTCCATGAACCAGTAATGGTGCCCATCCCGTttatcccccacctccacccccagaaCGTCTCCAAGAGTACTGTGAAAACTGCATCTTTCCCAGGCAGCAGTGGGTTCTGTGTTGCCTTTGGCTTCTAGGTCAACTAGAATTGGCAGGAGAAAGTCCTGGGTTGAAGGCCTCTTCATCTATCCATTCTACCCAATGGATTCCTAGGGTCCCATGGAACACAGAAGACTCTCCTTGAAGCCTGGGATGCTTTCTGAGGGAGAGGTGGCAGCTGACTTGAGGACTGACCTGGGTCATTTCCTCAAGATAAGATTTATAGCCTTCTAGGGAACAGGAGATGTTCAATCAGACAAATgtacctgtctctccctcccagggaGATCTTAACACACAAGTGACTTCTTATGTTCCTGCAGCAATGTCATATTTCTGGTATATCTTGTCTGACTGTGACCTGTCCACCTAACACTCAAATGAGAAAGAGCTCAGCTCATGATGCCTTTCCTGATAGCCTACAAGCAgagactgctctctctctcagagCCCAATACCATGCCAGGACCCATTTTGTAAGGGAGTGCATTTTTTCTGCTGCAGGAGGGTCAGGGTGTCTTCTGCCTAAGCAATTAGGAATTGGCATGAACTCTACCCAGGGACATTTTCTCGCACTGGAACCTCAGGCTGACAGATAGCCTAAGTGATAGGTTCTGTTAGGCAGATGTACTCTTGCTCTTCAAAGACGGATTTTCTCTGGTTGCTTTTGACCACCAAGCACAGAGTGTAACAGGTGTAACACAGATTTTCTGACCTGTAAAAACTCCAGTACTTATATGATAATGGTATTAGTTATGTTCTTAGGCAGGGATAAGACACAGGACCATGGTAACACGCAAAAGGAAGAGTTTGGAGAGACTTATATTTCACAAGGATAATATCACCTCACAgcaggggagcatggcagcaggcagacatggtggctccAGCAGCAAGTTGAGGCTCCACATAtttttggttgggtttggtttagAGACAAAATCTCAgtgtgtagttctggctgacgtagaactatgtagaccagtctgccTCAAACCCATAAAGAACCATGTGACTCAACCtgtcaaatgctgggattaaagcgagGTGATATGATGCCCAGATGGGAGCCAACATATTAAACCACAGACAAGGTCCAGAAATGAATAAATGGGAATGTCTTTCAAAGccacacccccagtgacatacttccatcagcaagtccacacctcctaaacctaaTCGAACAGCTTCTACAAATTGGAGCAAACATCTTACTCTATAGAGGAGAGGCTCATTCAAAACAACACACTATACATGAACATTGTTGTCTAGGGTTTCATACCCAAGTTACAGAGCAGTAATGAAGCTGTGCAGAGAGAAAGAATTCACCCGCTGTGGGGATGAGTGGTGTCTCTTGGTTGGGACCTGGTCTGCCCTCCTAGGACATCCATCAGTCGGGGTATGTCTTTAAGGTAGTTCAGTTACAAAggtttttttatgtttatacacatttgtgttttgaatgtatgtacatatgcatgtatgtatgtgcagcttACATGTGCCTGATGCCCTTGCAGGCCAAAAGAGAACATCCGATCTCCTGGAACTAAAGTTGTAGgcagtggtgagccaccatgtgttgttGTTTGTAGGCTCTTTGCTGTCAGGTCCAGGGTAGAGCTGAGAACCAAGGCCAACTGGGTCTGTCCAGGGCTGAGCAGGATAGAGCATGTGAATGGCCCATAAGAAACACACCCTGCCCAGAGTCTTGTTGAAGCTAGAACTCAACTTTATAGCATCAGCCCCTTGTTTATTTTAAGTTCAGGGTTTAAGGTGGGGGAATTTTGGTGGTGTGGGATGACATAAGAGGCAGGAAAGGGGGGTGGAGGGTAAGGGGTAACTGACCGGGTCAATGGCAAAGCCTCACATCAGCAGTGGAGGCtcagaggcagggccaaacaAGTCTTTCTGAGTCACCCCAATATGGGATTGACTGAGGCAGATCTCAAATTCAAGCTAGACTTATGATCTCCCACAGGACCATGTTCAACATGGTCCAACAgttgctgagaatcaaatctgATTCTCTGTTAGAAAAACAAGTGCCCTTAGCTGAAGCTCCACCTTTCAAACTCCAATGCTTCAGTTTCACACCATGGGCACAGGAACCTGGGGTTGTCATAGGACAGGAGCTATAAGAGTCTTTACTATCTATATTGTAAATCCAGCCCCATCTGAGTAGGCTAACCATCCATCTGTATTTAGCGTCTTTGTGTCCTGTTACCCAAGGCCCCCTTAAGCAGTCAGGCATCAGGTTCTGTACCCTTTACACATCAGTGGACCACTGTCCTTGATGTTACTCTCTCCTGACCACTGCTTGTGATAGAATTTTCTGTACCCCACTATTGGGATTTCAAGCTACAGACACAGATTCCTACCACCCTGCCCAGCCTTCAGTAATCAGCATCTTCCCTGAGCTTCACCACATTCTGAGGCCCTTCTCTCTGGTGAGAGCAGACTACACTTCTCAACAGGGTCTCCATCATTCCACAGAGCAGCATGGACTCTTAAAACTTCTCTGGAAATGTTTGCTATTAAGTCCATCTGAGAACATGAATGTCTCTGAGATTTGTGATAACTACTCTTTCACTACCAGACTTAACCATCCTAGGTTTTCTCTGGTACTGGTACTGTTCTAGTACTGAGGTCCATCTTCTGACCAGTTCTAGGAAGCCATCCCAGGAATGCTACATTAGGCCCAGGAGATCTGGCACTGTGTTGATCTAGtttccttctgttgctgtgataagacactctACACAAAAGGAACTTAAAGGAAAAACTGACTTACTAGACTTCTACTTCAAAGTTATAGTgtgccatggagggaagtcaggacttgaTCTCAGAGGCAGGCTTACTTGCTATTCCACACAGAATTACCTATGACCAAGGAACTTGCTTCCCAGCGGGGAAGGTATAGCAGGGACCAGAAAAGGATAACAGTTGCAGTCTGGATCACCAACTCAAAAGAGCTAGATATCCTATTCATCCAGAGACCTCTTGACCAGAGAATGATAATGTCCACATTAAGACGGGCATTCTTACATCATTTACCATCAAAACAGTCTTACAATTAGAAACTCATTTCTTAGGAGACTATAGGTGTGATAACACTGACAGTTAAAACTCATTATAGATGTCCAATTCTATGATGTGAGAGCACACATCAGAAAAGCTGTCTCCAAGCAACTTCAGACACACCCTTTCCCTGCTTCACTATGGCCCAGCATCTTCACAAACCATCTCGTCTCCACACAGTATACAAGGGTAGCTTTTGGAGACTCTCCAGAGTGAATAGATCTAGAAAAGACATCCTGAACTTTTCCTGCCATGACAGACAGTGCCCAGGGCTAAGAATATCATATTATAACAGAGAGGTGGATTGTTCCgatggagagcaggagagaaTAAGCATAATTTACTTAGCACAGTGAAGATGGGTCAGGGATTATCCCCTGCCCCCATCCCTTAAATAACTCTTCCTGAGGGGGCTACAGGTAGAGAAAatctctgagtcttttgttccccagccccaaccccacTGCATGTTTCTTCCACAGAGTCTCCTACTCTCTGCTGTAGTTTTGACGTTAACAACACATTCAATGACAATGTCACATCTGGACTGTGGAACTATGAAGTCCAAGGTGAAGTGAAAACAGTACCTTTTATTCTCAACAGAAATAACAAATGTCATGTCACTAGTGATTTTGAGAACAGACTCAATGCCACAGAGATCTGTGAAAAACAGCTTCACAGTCTACAAGGTCAAGTTTATCACTTCCAAGATGTGCTACTTCAAATGCGGGGGGAGAATAACACAATCAGAGGTAAGTTTCAAATGACTCCAtagagctggggatgtagctcagtggtagagttcttgcctagcatgcatgagaccctAGGTTCCATCCTCACTGCTACAAAATGAGTAAAAGAACATGTCAGATGTCCATTGAAGGAAAGAGCAAGATTTGTAACAGGTTAGGGACCTTCATTGTTTcatgaagaaacaaaatgaaccaCTGTTAGTCCCACCTAAGAGGTCCAACAGCAAGGGCAAAATGTGGAGGGTAAAACCAGGtcaggggatgggaagggaagaTGGGCAAGAAGACTGAATTAATCAATGCCAGAGACTTATATCTTTCCAATGGACACAGAGCCCCTCACTCTGCAGTCCATTGTGTGTGGCTGGTATGCAGATGAACGATTCATGGGATCATGGAAGGTATGCCTCAATGGAAGCAAAATATTTCATGGTGACATCAAGAGATGGCTTCACATCTATTCTGGAACCAACTGGACAGAAGAGATATTGGAGAAAATCAAAAATCTAAATGACTTCTTAAACAGGACATCACAGGGTGAATTCAAGAACAAGTTTAAGGAGTATAATTTGCACTGTAAGGAAAACCAGGAGCCTACAGGTAACTGGCAAAAGGGGGACAAAGCTTTCTGCAGATGTGTAGTGTGCCTGTGTCCGTGTGTGTTCACGTGTCCATGACCACATGTTTCcatatatgtctctctgtgtgcatatatctgtgtgtgttctATTCTTCATGAGTCCTTCTTTGGGTTAAGTCACTCTTTCCATccctcatttccctccttgtcctCTCCTATCTCACTTACTACATTCCCACTGGTCACTGTCCTTGTGTCTTTCCTCAGTCTGAGCATCCTTCTACTTCCTGTCTTCACAGTCTAGAATTGCTGTTGCCTTCTTCTCACCCTTCATGTTCTTCACAGGTCAGTTCCTCTTCTGTCAGCAGGAGAGATGAGGTCCCATCATGACCCTGCTCCCTTACCATAGCTACACGAGCATTTTGAGGTCAGGGACATTCCCTGTCCCTTCCAACTCAGGACCCACACAAATTGCTGTTACACAACAAAATGGTTGTAACCCTGTGTGTTAAGGAATTTCCTGAGGACCCAGAAGTTGAGGTGATATTTGCTAAGATTTAAGTCCTAGTCAAAGACTCaacttgtgttttcattttagccTTGTCAACCACTGCAGATGTGGGCCGACCTTCATCCAGAGCATGCACATCCAACCCCTCTGTCCTGCTGATAATGCTCAGCTGCTTCCTTCTGTATGTTTTCTGAGGGGAATCCTTGACAATGACAGGTACTGGGAACAATGTTGGAAGTGGAATAAGGGACAGATGGGTGAGGACTGAAGAAGCaagagtgagtgagttccaggaatccCACTTTTGTCCCACAGCTGCAGATTCTTTCTAAGAAAGGAGGCAGGAGATTCAGTTCAGGTCACCTGATAGCAATAGCTTGTGCATGCTCAGCCTTGACAGGAGAGAAACATGTCACAGACCAGTGGAAATGCCAAGGGAACACAGCAGATTCTTTTTAATGTGTAGAGGGAAGAGAATTCCAcctaaagaacaagaaaatgaagatagAAATTAGGAGGCAGCCCAGTGGCAAAACCACTTGCTGACCCATATTTTATTCTACACACACAAATGACAGCTCACAAgaactccaggttcaggaagTCCAGCCCCTTCTCCACAGACTGAGGCATTCATACAGCCCCCTTACAGACATGCAGCTGACACTCATAATCATaatagagcagcagcagcagcaacagcagctggAGCAGTGTTGCCACTGGAGGCAGGTGGACTGAGCTGTTGATGGAATCCATTGCTCCCACCTGGACTCCCTGATGGATTAAGCAGGGACAGAGACAGTCACACCTACAGCTGGAAGCCACTCTCAGATGTTGAGAGTTTTAGAATGAAGATAGAAAGATGACTAGAACCCCACTCAAGGCCTGGACAACCAGGCCCTAGGCCCCACTCTGAATGGGGATCCTCCAAACTCCTCCAGCCCATCATATAATCCCTCAGCAGGGAGCAGAGCTGATCATCAGTCTATTAACCTGAACCTCCATGCTCCACAGCAAGGCCTGAGGCTGACTCTGGGATgcggggaaggagggaagaagacagTACAGGCTCCAGGGATGTAGAGACCAGGAGTGATGGGAGGAGGGAATGAATGTCCCTTGGGGAGAGAGGTTGGGGGTACTGATGACTGATACAGGTCACCCAGGAGAACTGACCCAGGCTGTTCTCAGACCCTTCATAAGATGTTTTTCCTTGCTGTAGGGTGAAGATGCTCCAGAGAAAGTCATGAGAATTCATCTGGTGCAGCCACTGCCCCTTTCATCATCCTCAACACATGACTCATCATGCTGATGACAAAGTGTTTCAA encodes:
- the 9230019H11Rik gene encoding uncharacterized protein LOC215728 precursor, whose translation is MTKAADTKHHHSMIQRLLILLSCGYTKLLAQSPTLCCSFDVNNTFNDNVTSGLWNYEVQGEVKTVPFILNRNNKCHVTSDFENRLNATEICEKQLHSLQGQVYHFQDVLLQMRGENNTIREPLTLQSIVCGWYADERFMGSWKVCLNGSKIFHGDIKRWLHIYSGTNWTEEILEKIKNLNDFLNRTSQGEFKNKFKEYNLHCKENQEPTALSTTADVGRPSSRACTSNPSVLLIMLSCFLLYVF